The Macadamia integrifolia cultivar HAES 741 unplaced genomic scaffold, SCU_Mint_v3 scaffold2200, whole genome shotgun sequence genomic sequence TAATGCTAAacatgtggtggtggtggcggcgaTTTGAACTTGTAGACTGGAGTGGGAGGCTTGTAAGGCGCCTTAGGAGGTGATGGTGGTGGGTACTTGTGCAATGGTGGAGGTTTGTGGTGCTCCTTTGTTGGTGGAGGAGGAGACTTGTATTTGTAGACTGGAGTGGGAGGAGGTGGGGGAGACTTGGACTTGTAGGGCGCTTTAGGAGGTGATGGTGGTGGGTATTTGTGCACTGGTGGAAGCTCGTGGTGGTCATGGGGTGGTTTGTGGTGCTCCTTTGGCGGTGGAGACTTGTGCTTGTAGGGCACCTTAGGCGGTGATGGTAGTGGGTGCTTGTGGTGCTCATGGGGTGGTTTGTGGTGTTCCTTTGGTGGTGGAGGAGAATtgtggtgttcagtgggtggtTTGTAGTGTTCCTTAGGTGGTGACCAAGGAGATTTATGATGCTCATGAGTGGGTGATTTGTGGTGGTGTTTGTGGTGCTCGTTATGCTCAGTGGGTGGTTTGTGGTGCTCCTTTGGTGGTTCTGGAGGAGAATGAGGAGATTtgtggtgttcagtgggtggtTTGTGGTGCTCAGTAGGTGGTTTATGGTGCTCCTTAGGTGGCAGTGGAGGAGACTTGTAGACTGGGGATGGTGGAGGATATTTGTGGCCTGATGGGGGTGGTGGAGATTTGTAAAGCTcctttggtggtggtggtggtggaggataTTTGTGGACTGATGGGGGTGGTGGAGATTTGTAAAGCTcctttggtggtggtggtggtgttagtGGAGACTTGATGTGGGGAGGAGGCGAGGAATGAGGGGGAGATTTCTTGGGGGGTGAAGGAGAGTAGTTGTTGCGTGCAGTGGTCTCTAGTGGTAAGCTAAGAGACACAGCCAACACTACAAGAGTGGTAATGAGGGCTGAGGCCATTGAGGCTCCCTTGCCTCCTTGTCTACTCATCTTACACTTCCAAAGTGGTGATGCTTTGGATATGTTCTCAAGGAACCTCTCCTTAACCCTTTATATAGCTTAGTAGTTTACCTCTGTTCAAACACATCAACTCAGCTTGTGAAAAAGACACATTCGTAATGAAGAATCGACTGTCTTTTCTCATAGAAAGTACTGTTTTAGCTAAGGGAGCCACGGTATTCAAAAAGATGATAAATTTGACTTGGGCCCTTCTATTATGTGTCACCACTTGCTAGATACAACCTGCAACCTAAGCAAGGAATAATGTAATGTGATATCCGACCCTTTGTGATGTAATAATTCAAGGTCAAAGTCAtggggagaaagagagggaggagtGTGGATTAGGTTCTCATACAAGATTCTCGCTCGAGGACCTGATCTCCTTCTCATGACTCTTCATCCTAATAACATGATTCTTCATCCTCAAATGTATTAATTATGTTGTTAACACTTGATAATAGAGGTTTCAAAGGTTGCCCCCCACTAATAGATCCAACTTAAATCGGTCGGTTGAAGTTCATGGTCGATCAGATTAATTACTAAATGTTTTGGGCTCAAGCACCGATCAATTAATAATTGAACAATTCCAATATAATGTGGTGGTGAAATGGTTATCCACGGGATCAATCGATAACTAACTTATAGTCAATGATAGCCCATTAATTTTAGGACCATGTTGCTATCTAAATTAGCCTCTTTAAATCCCAATTATAACCCAATTATCTTAGTTATCTTGACTTTGATTATAAATCAAAAATCAACTGATTGAATAAAAACGTGTTCATACCCTAATTTACGAGACTCAGCTGCTCAAACTGGACAGATTGACAtccctaacttttttttttatatatacaaCACCTTACTCTCAAGATGATAGAATTTTTGACTAATCAACTTAACCCTAAATCCCAGGACCTGCCTTGGTCATCATGATCGATGTGGGGAAGAATtcaaataagggtaatttatagcgccaccccttgaagaatgccaatattagagggacaccccctctctttcaccaaattggactcggaccccttgccgtcagtctcCGTTAAGTAAAGATTTGAAaggacatttttacccttttaatgaaaacaaataataaatcatattttacctATCATTTCTCACTGAATGTCTGCAACAGTAGCTACCATCGGCATCCGCAACAACAACCACCATTGGCTGTTCTAACTTCTTCTCCGgtggaacctctctctctctctctctctctctctgaacctcaAGGCCAACTATCCCTACGATCGAATCTGGGCGACCTCGGCGACGGCTTTCCTATATGATGTCCCAATATATTTCATAACATATTACAGCTTTGTTCGGTCGCTTTCTAAACTCAAAATATTCTGATATATTTACATTCGGATCAGTGCTAGATTTTGTTTTCAATACGCCTGTGAAAAACAGTGATATGGAAAACGGCGGCAATGAAggcaagatctctctctctctctctctctctctctctctgaacctcaAGGCCGACTATCCCTACGATTGAATATGGGCGACCTCGGCGACGGCTTTGGTCATGGCGGCCAGTAGTTGTGGGTTCTTTAAATgaggaatagggttttagaggGAGATTTTCATAGGTTAAAGAGAGTTTTTCAGAGAAAGGAGATAGGGAGTTAAGAGAGTTTCAGAGGGGGAGTTCGTTGAGTCAGTACTTACAACCATACGAGGCATGAAGCCATTGTGGATCGATGCGATTTCACCGCAGATAAGTCCATTGAAGAGCCCGTCCAGGTCTCCATTGCCGGTATTTGGATCGATGAGGCCGGATCTGTTGGCGGCggatatggagcagaggcggcGGCGGCAGTGGAGAAGGAGGACGTGAGGGAGAAGGTTTGGCGCCTTCACCGGAACGGGTTGCAGCCGCCGATCGACTACTTCGACTTTCTTCTCCAGCTCAGTGACTCACACGGCggatatggagcagaggcgACGGTGGTGGAagggatcttcaatcgattttgggaatacaaccattaagggcaattttggtatttccctatttttaagggcaaaatggtatttaagaaaaatttgaatttctgatgttaatatttttaatatattttgtaatgaTGACTGACGGCAAgtggtccgagtccaatttggtgaaagagaggggtgtccctctaatattggcattcttcagggggtagcactgtaaattacccttcaaataaatatgtcacaTCTAGGTTGGGTATTAACAATCTCGATaatgtttttttcttccaaacaaTGATAATGTTCTACAAAAATCTAGCCACATGAACGTGCCGCTCGATGCATCACGTGATAAGAGACTTTCTTTACTACAAGacaagtatttttttctttctgtttttttcttccttgctGTATCACAGTAACCAGAGTACGTGATAAAACTCTCTTTACATGTTAATTTGAAGGTTTGATCACTTGGTTGAGCCTGTCTGATGGGTACTGACTAGTGAGTGAATACCATATA encodes the following:
- the LOC122066050 gene encoding extensin-3-like, which codes for MSRQGGKGASMASALITTLVVLAVSLSLPLETTARNNYSPSPPKKSPPHSSPPPHIKSPLTPPPPPKELYKSPPPPSVHKYPPPPPPPKELYKSPPPPSGHKYPPPSPVYKSPPLPPKEHHKPPTEHHKPPTEHHKSPHSPPEPPKEHHKPPTEHNEHHKHHHKSPTHEHHKSPWSPPKEHYKPPTEHHNSPPPPKEHHKPPHEHHKHPLPSPPKVPYKHKSPPPKEHHKPPHDHHELPPVHKYPPPSPPKAPYKSKSPPPPPTPVYKYKSPPPPTKEHHKPPPLHKYPPPSPPKAPYKPPTPVYKFKSPPPPPHV